TTCTTGCTTCTCAGCAATCTCATCCTCATTTTTAGATTTCTTTGATCCCAGATTACGCAATTTTAGCCACAAGGCACGAGTAGAAAATGCAGCCACAGCGGCGGCAGTTAGCCAAGCATCAGCTTGGAAGAGTCCATGAGCACCAGAAGTGGTCGTCTTTGGTGGTTCTGGAGTGGCAGCAGCTTCATCACCCATTGTTGAATACTATAGAAGGAAAACTGATTTCGAATTAAACTTGAATTTTAAcaagaaaattttttttatttttccactcacttaaaattggaaaatggaagagaaatttataaaaatttgattacgTTGCTTTCAGATCGGAGTACTGAATGGGAATGAAAAAGTATTCTCGTAACAATACCAAAACCAAATTCGAATCATAGGAAATGCTTACTTAGATCTACTATTTGTGAGTGTATTTAACTTTCACAGAAAAATTTCTGTCTGTTTTGTCCTACTGCAAAATACCTTATTCAGACTAGCCGAATCTAGAAAGTAAGACAAGAACGGGTTGTGAATGATAAGATTGATTTTGAAAGTGTGGCCGAATTGTTATCAaacattttggtattttcagCCTcttattttagttaaaaattttGGCgcttcacaaatattttattttataatataattttataattataactCTTTCAAAAGAAGCCAAGAAAAAGacaagcaaagaaaagaaagaatttaAAACTCATATCTGAGTCTTATTTCGATTAATTTGAGACAGTCCCACCGTTTTTGAGTATCATCATATTTCGATCTTATATCCCATCATTTgcttttcgaaaaaaaaaaacgttttttattttgccttaAAATTGAACTAACATAACCAAAGTAAGCTTGTTATTCATCACTAGCTGCTtggataaaatatttaaatttaaacagctataaatttacaaatgaacaaaaataaaaaaaatttataagatttgatatatatgtattacaaGAATAAtctttaatgcaaattttttatattacaattcatttttataatcatTGGATAGTCAATGCATACAAAATGCTTgtatcaattgaatttttaatctGTAGGCAATTATatcaatgtttttatttattataggGTAACAACTTAAGAATATATTGTACGAAACAAAGCGGACAACTTtttgcatataatttatacaataaaGCAGCATTTATCAGCTTCATTTAGCCATTTTTGTTAATGTGGCGTAGTTCCAAATTTTACTCAGTAGACTTGTTCAGAAAATTAAAGCA
This is a stretch of genomic DNA from Drosophila albomicans strain 15112-1751.03 chromosome 3, ASM965048v2, whole genome shotgun sequence. It encodes these proteins:
- the LOC127565618 gene encoding uncharacterized protein LOC127565618, which codes for MGDEAAATPEPPKTTTSGAHGLFQADAWLTAAAVAAFSTRALWLKLRNLGSKKSKNEDEIAEKQESQLPEEEQIESKLQVLDVDVI